One genomic window of Desulfobotulus mexicanus includes the following:
- a CDS encoding HigA family addiction module antitoxin has protein sequence SISSTESVLNGRKAMPAKLKSPITIDVGRRLPQNRPPTHPGEMLLEEFIKPLNITQTVLAHHLGVSYPRLNEIIRGKRSVTPDTALRLSHVLGMSADFWLGLQQDWDLWYAMNSPEAKKIRLLKPLCKKEPSFA, from the coding sequence CATCAATCAGCAGTACAGAATCTGTTTTAAATGGGAGGAAGGCCATGCCTGCGAAATTGAAATCACCGATTACCATTGATGTGGGCCGTCGTTTGCCTCAAAACCGCCCACCGACACATCCTGGAGAAATGTTGCTGGAGGAATTTATCAAGCCACTAAATATCACACAGACGGTACTTGCCCACCATCTGGGGGTGTCCTATCCACGTCTGAATGAAATCATCAGAGGCAAACGCTCCGTAACTCCAGACACCGCCTTGCGGCTGTCTCATGTTTTGGGAATGTCGGCAGATTTCTGGTTGGGCCTACAACAGGATTGGGATCTCTGGTATGCCATGAACAGCCCCGAAGCAAAAAAGATCAGGTTGTTAAAACCTCTTTGCAAAAAAGAACCATCTTTTGCATAG